In Salvelinus alpinus chromosome 32, SLU_Salpinus.1, whole genome shotgun sequence, the sequence CCGACATGACAAACACCGACTCTCACACCGACCTGACAAACACCCGCTCTCACACCAACCTGACAAACACCGACTCTCACACCGACCTGACAAACACCCGCTCTCACACCGACATGACAAACACCCGCTCTCACACCAACCTGACAAACATCCACTCTCACACCGACCTGACAAACACCCACTCTCACACCAACCTGACAAACACCCGCTTTCACACTAACCTGACAAACACCCGCTCTCACACCGACCTGACAAACACCCGCTCTCACACCGACCTGACAAACACTGACTCTCACACCGACCTGACAAACACCGTCTCTCACACCGACATGACAAACACCCGCTCTCACACCGACCTGACAAACACCCGCTCTCACACCGACCTGACAAACACCGTCTCTCACACCAACCTGACAAACACCCCCTTTCACACCGACCTGACAAACACCGACTCTCACACCGACCTGACAAACACCGACTCTCACACCGACCTGACAAACCCCCGCTCTCACACCGACCTGACAAACACCCGCTCTCACACCAACCTGACAAACACCCGCTCTCACACCAACCTGACAAACACCGACTCTCATACCGACCTGAAAACACCCGCTCTCACACCGACCTGACAAACACCGACTCTCACACCAACCTGACAAACACCCGCTCTCACACAAACCTGACAAACACCGACTCTCATACCGACCTGAAAACACCCGCTCTCACACCGACCTGACAAACACCGACTCTCACACCGACCTGACAAACACCCGCTCTCACACCGACCTGACAAACACCCGCTCTCACACCAACCTGACAAACACCCGCTCTCACACCAACCTGACAAACACCGACTCTCATACCGACCTGAAAACACCCGCTCTCAAACCGACCTGACAAACACCGACTCTCACACCAACCTGACAAACACCCGCTCTCACACCAACCTGACAAACACCGACTCGCATACCGACCTGAAAACACCCGCTCTCACACCGACCTGACAAACACCGACTCTCACACCGACCTGACAAACACCGACTCTCATACCGACCTGACAAACACCGACTCTCACACCAACCTGACAAACACCGACTCTCACACCGACCTGACAAACACCCGCTCTCACACCGACCTGACAAACACCTGCTCTCACACCAACCTGACAAACACCCGCTCTCACACCAACCTGACAAACACCGACTCTCATACCGACCTGAAAACACCCGCTCTCACACCGACCTGACAAACACCGTCTCTCACACCGACCTGACAAACACCGACTCTCACACCGACCTGACAAACACCGACTCTCACACCGACCTGACAAACACCGACTCTCACACCGACCTGACAAACACCCGCTCTCACACCGACCTGACAAACACCCGCTCTCACACCAACCTGACAAACACCCGCTCTCACACCAACCTGACAAACACCGACTCTCATACCGACCTGAAAACACCCGCTCTCACACCGACCTGACAAACACCGACTCTCACACCAACCTGACAAACACCCGCTCTCACACCAACCTGACAAACACCGACTCTCATACCGACCTGAAAACACCCGCTCTCACACCGACCTGACAAACACCGACTCTCACACCGACCTGACAAACACCCGCTCTCACACCGACCTGACAAACACCCGCTCTCACACCAACCTTGCAAACACCCGCTCTCACACCAACCTGACAAACACCGACTCTCATACCGACCTGACAAACACCGACTCTCACACCAACCTGACAAACACCGACTCTCACACCGACCTGACAAACACCCGCTCTCACACCGACCTGACAAACACCTGCTCTCACACCAACCTGACAAACACCCGCTCTCACACCAACCTGACAAACACCGACTCTCATACCGACCTGAAAACACCCGCTCTCACACCGACCTGACAAACACCGTCTCTCACACCGACCTGACAAACACCGACTCTCACACCGACCTGACAAACACCCGCTCTCACACCAACCTGACAAACACCGACTCTCACACCGACCTGACAAACACCCGCTCTCACACCGACCTGACAAACACCGACTCTCACACCGACCTGACAAACACCCGCTCTCACACCGACCTGACAAACACCGACTCTCACACCGACCTGACAAACACCGACTCTCATACCGACCTGACAAACACCCGCTCTCACACCAACCTGACAAACACCGACTCTCACACCAACCTGACAAACACCGACTCTCACACCGACCTGACAAACACAGACTCTCACACCGACCTGACAAACACCCGCTCTCACACCAACCTGACAAACACCCGCTCTCACACCAACCTGACAAACACCGACTCTCATACCGACCTGAAAACACCCGCTCTCAAACCGACCTGACAAACACCGACTCTCACACCAACCTGACAAACACCCGCTCTCACACCAACCTGACAAACACCGACTCGCATACCGACCTGAAAACACCCGCTCTCACACCGACCTGACAAACACCGACTCTCACACCAACCTGACAAACACCGACTCTCATACCGACCTGACAAACACCGACTCTCACACCAACCTGACAAACACCGACTCTCACACCGACCTGACAAACACCCGCTCTCACACCGACCTGACAAACACCTGCTCTCACACCAACCTGACAAACACCCGCTCTCACACCAACCTGACAAACACCGACTCTCATACCGACCTGAAAACACCCGCTCTCACACCGACCTGACAAACACCGTCTCTCACACCGACCTGACAAACACCGACTCTCACACCGACCTGACAAACACCGACTCTCACACCGACCTGACAAACACCGACTCTCACACCGACCTGACAAACACCCGCTCTCACACCGACCTGACAAACACCCGCTCTCACACCAACCTGACAAACACCCGCTCTCACACCAACCTGACAAACACCGACTCTCATACCGACCTGAAAACACCCGCTCTCACACCGACCTGACAAACACCGACTCTCACACCAACCTGACAAACACCCGCTCTCACACCAACCTGACAAACACCGACTCTCATACCGACCTGAAAACACCCGCTCTCACACCGACCTGACAAACACCGACTCTCACACCGACCTGACAAACACCCGCTCTCACACCGACCTGACAAACACCCGCTCTCACACCAACCTTGCAAACACCCGCTCTCACACCAACCTGACAAACACCGACTCTCATACCGACCTGACAAACACCGACTCTCACACCAACCTGACAAACACCGACTCTCACACCGACCTGACAAACACCCGCTCTCACACCGACCTGACAAACACCTGCTCTCACACCAACCTGACAAACACCCGCTCTCACACCAACCTGACAAACACCGACTCTCATACCGACCTGAAAACACCCGCTCTCACACCGACCTGACAAACACCGACTCTCACACCGACCTGACAAACACCGACTCTCACACCGACCTGACAAACACCCGCTCTCACACCAACCTGACAAACACCGACTCTCACACCGACCTGACAAACACCCGCTCTCACACCGACCTGACAAACACCGACTCTCATACCGACCTGACAAACACCCGCTCTCACACCGACCTGACAAACACCGACTCTCACACCGACCTGACAAACACCGACTCTCATACCGACCTGACAAACACCCGCTCTCACACCAACCTGACAAACACCGACTCTCACACCAACCTGACAAACACCGACTCTCACACCGACCTGACAAACACAGACTCTCACACCGACCTGACAAACACCGACTCTCACACCGACCTGACAAACACCCGCTCTCACACCAACCTGACAAACACCGACTCTCACACCGACCTGAAAACACCCGCTCTCACACCGACATGACAAACACCCGCTCTCGCACccacataaatacacacatcaGCTCGAGCAAGCCAATCCACACACACAACAAGACAACTCAcataagcagtggtggaaaaagtacccaattgtcactTTTATTTATAGATTTTTCTCCACTTTCGTCATATCAAattatgatcttgtctcatcgctgcaactccccaatgggctcgggagaggtgaatgtcgagtcacgcgtcctccgaaacttGACCCGCCAAACTGAACTGTGCTCCTTAACACCcgtccgcttaacccggaagccagccgcaccaatgtgtcggaggaaacactgttcaactgacgaccgaagtacCTGTAAGTACCTGTAAGTACCTGTAAGTACCCAGAAAATCAATACTCATCATCTGCTATTTGTCAACAATGGTTAATATAGACTGTTATGTTAGATGTACACCACTAGATGGAGATATTGCTTTTTGTAATGTGGAAAGGGAAGTAAACAATACTGTTTTATATTTAGCAGAAACAGTACAGTATATCTATGCAAGGTGTCACACATGGCATGCTTGGGCTAGTATAGCAAGTTTATTTTGTCTCTCTGTCATCTATGGCTGTATTTTCCAGAGAtccagggctcccgagtggcacagcggtctaagccactgcatctcaatgcaagaggcgtcactacagtccctggtttgaatccaggctgcatcacatctggctgtgattgggagtcccatagagtggtgcccagtgttgtctggggtaggctgtcattgtaaataagaatttgttcttaattgacttgcctagttaaatataaaataaaaatagtctTAAAGTTCAATATTAATCAGATGTCAGTATTAAGGATACTTGACAGAAGTCTGTACTAGAGTGGGATTATTATTAGAAATAGAACACATGACAAATGAGACAGTTCCCCGAATGAACATCAATCTGCTTTATCTCAACACCACATCGTCAGACAAATAACCAATAGATGTATGTTCAACATAATAACatgtttaaacaatttaaaactaGAAGAAAGTTCTGAACTTTCAGAGGAAGAAGACTGTCATTATAACTCTCTACGATAGTACAAATATTGACTGTGCTGCTTGACGGCAACCCAACAAGGCATCATATTCATGTTTTTCAATTGATAAACATATGTCATTAGAAAAGGTGAAGATAAACACATAGGAAATGTAGGCATTCATGGTATTTTTGTCCCTGTAGGCATTAATGtgcaaaaaaaacaaacacattcttctCTTTCAAAATATGGATACATCTCAACTCATATTTTCAAACACAGCAGCAGGTGAAGGAATCATTGATCacttgttttttctttttttgggggggggcacctTTTGAACATCCATGGCTCTGTTTGGTCTTGAATGACATCTTAGTATTAGTATATGTGAAACACAAGTCCATATTTCACAGTGTAGGTTTATAACGCACTTTGTGAACAACACTACAAAGTGATGCGTCCAATCACAATAGAGCAATTCCACAATAACGGAATTACGCTTTGATTCAGATTCTCTGCATTAGAATGTATGccaaagaaaaaccattgatttTAAAGTTTAAAAATCACCCTCAGTTTTCCCAAAACTGTTAAATATCTCTGACATGACACCTTGAGCTTGTGGGGAaaatattttggttattgaactacaataagtgaagtggatttacatctgGTAACGGAATTATGGTAATGGTAATTACAGCATGAGTCCCTGATCTGTacaacacagaaatgcataattatggatatgcatgtcattctcttcatggtgatgtatcctgaataggtacacaaaggtagaatTATGCAATATCCTAATTTTGCatgtttgggtattattctacacactggctattattctaaGGAGCTCTGCCCCCAAACAAGACAACATTTGGTTGGTCtggaccagaccaaatctgaatcaATCACTGagatctatgtttcacaagtttggacatcacagtacagcacagtagagtacagttcaatatattatactatattatactatagtgTCCTAGAGTAGACTAtagtgtactctactgtaccGAACTATACTTTTcggtactgtactctactgtgcttcactgtactgtgatgtccaaacttgtgaaacatagatgtctatgattggttcagattctGTGTTTTGATGCACAGTATTTCTAAGACATTTTAAGACTTTTTCCAtctgaccagaaatcaaagcctttgctgatttttaggatggaaaatggttggAAACGTAAATATGCCTTACTTTCTCAAAAagatagactcttagctttcatttgacatgcTCCCAtgcacttcacatgttggtgctcatgggtccttttacatggaaatgcccagTACAAATAGCTTCTCTTCAGTGAATTTTAGTGCAATCTATTTAATGTTATACACAAATGTATATGTTATTATTGCATAACTTTGGTGTTACATTGCATGTTTAATGTAGTCATAATCTTcaaaataataaacaaacaaacactggTACTAAGTGATGTGTTATTCTACAGAGCCACCAATTCTTAATcaacttttatttaaaaaaaataaaaatagagtaACTTTTCCTGACTGGTAATCAACACAGAATTTGTGATGGTGTTATAGGATTTTCACAAGTTCACGTTGACAGGAATAACTGCATTTTGTTGTTCCTGGAACATTATTGTTTTGCTTCCATTAAGGAACAACACACTTTGGTATTACAGTAACATCCACTCACTCAATAAAAAATGCTTACAAAAATGTCTCAACATGCAGGGACGGTCCCTGCTAGCTTTGGTTCGTCATGTGCTGCCTTGTACGTCGGTAGATCCATTTGGCCATTCTTCAAGGAGGCGAACGTTGAATCGGCATCGCTGGTGGAGAATGTTTGTGGTCCCCAGCATCGTTGGATCAGCATGACAGTAGCCAGAAAGAGTGAGCTGAGGATAAGAGAGAATCCACTGAGGAAGAATGCTGCAGTATAGTCACCAGTCCAGTCCACCAACCAGCCTGAAACCAAGAGAAAGAGTTAGGCTGGGAATTTCAACAGGAAGTTTCATACCAACAACAAAGTACAGACTATAACATACTGAGAACGATGGAATCATGATATTCAGAATCAAGATGTGCAATTTGAAAATTGTGTATGTACATGCACTATGTGTGTTAGTATTGAGGTGTTCTCTCCTCATCCTCACCTCCTATTGGTGGGCTAACCAGGTAGGGTATGGCATGTAAGAAGTTGACCACACCCAGGGCTGAGGATAGGTACGATGAGCCCACCAAGTCAGACGTCACCACTGGTATGAGGGCAGAGTAGGCACCATCAAAATAGCCATAGAGCATGGAGAAAGGCACCAGCAGGGTGAAGGAACGTAGCAGAGGAATCAGGAGGCAGGAGAGACCCTCCATACCCACAGCAAACATGAAGCTCACTTTCCGGTACTTCTTCACACACCTACAAGAGGGAAACGCAGACTTAGCTGGCAGTATGTTACAGCTGGCAGTATGTTACAACACTAGAGAATGTGGCCATACAGTGTGTGACAGGCCCAAGACCATAGTTTTGAAAGCATCATGACAAATATTTTGACTATGGCTACAGTCTATTTGGGTGatgctatagaaaatgtgtgtgtgggggggtgaaaACTATTCTCTATATGTAACATACTTCCTGTCAGTGAGCCAGCTGAACGTGATGTTTCCTACGATTCCGGTGACCCCCAGGATGGACATGAGGAAGGCAGCCTGCTGGTGCTCCACGCCCACACTGAGGGCATAAGGCACCAGGTAGGCAAAGGGCACACTGCAGCCGTACGCCAGGAACAGGAAGGACACGGACAGCAGCATGAAGTCAGGCATCAGCAGGAAGCTAAACTCCTCCATTGACTGAAGACAGAGGCACCCTCCCAGCTTAGGCCCCGCCAGGGGACCAATTGGCCCAGGGGCAGCCAGGCCAGCCAGAACCTTGGCATCTACTAACTCTGCTAGTTTTGCATCGGCAACCTTTGTGTCTACAGGCTTAACATCAGCAAGCTGGCTACCGATGACAAGGTTCTCCATTAGTTTAATGTCCTTCAGCTTCCCGTTGGCTAGATTTTGATCCGCTAGCTTGATCTCTTCAAGCATTTTCTCTGTTAGCACGCTATTCACATTCACAACCATGCCCTCTACTATCGTCATGTCTGCCAGCCTCGAGTCAGCTAGTTGTACATTCGCAAGGAGTGCCTCTGCTAGTTTCATTTCAGTGAGTTTAATTTCTGCAAGTTTATCAGTTTCAAGCTTAACATCTGTTACATTCACAACCTCTGTATTTGGGTCCAACGGCTTTAAGCCTGGAAGTGTTGTGTCCATTACCTTCCCTTCTGCTAGCTTGGCATCCACCGGTGGGATGGCATACCCATTCTCAAGCTCTGCTGTCTTGTGCCACCTCTGTCCTCTACCTTTAGGCACCAGGGGCCTCATAAGGGCCCCGCAGACACACAGGTTGGACACAAACCCTCCCAGAATCAGCAAGGCCCCCCTCCAGGAGTAATGTTCAATCAGGAGATGCACAGCAGGTGCCAGGATGAAGGTCCCAATCCCAGTCCCAGACATTGCCATCCCATAGGCCAGTGCTTTCCTCTCGTTGAAATAGGACCCAACCATGGCCACCGCTGGAGTGTAGCTGAGGGCAAATCCCAACCCTACGAGAAGAGAGTTGGGGATGGAGTCATGGCAGCTGCAGTTGCGTTCTGTCATTAGATTCAACACAAGTATCCATAATGCAACAGCATCCTCTTGTGCCAAAGTCCTAAAAACAATGTGATGACATCTCCAGTGAGAGACAGGGGCATACCTGTGAGGACGCCCagggtgaggtagaggtactCCAGACTGGTGGCAAAGGAGCTGAGGATCAGGCCGGCAGAGGACAGGACACCTCCCATGATCACAGTGGCTTGGGTGGACAGACGGTTCCCGATGAAGCTGCCAAGAGGAGCTGGGAAAAAACAATACATAGACAAAGTTATCATCCTCACATCAAGAGGAAAATGTGACAGACTTATCGCTTGGATGGGATGTAGTTGAGACTCAATCCACTGTAATACACATCGAGTCGGTTATTGACATGAAAGTTCAGAGCAGGCCAGTAGTAAATGTTTGACTCAAAGATTAAGCCATGCAAGTCTAAGAACACACAGCCAGTACAGTGAAATTGTGAGTGGTTCATTAAACAACCACTTGTAAAAGTCAAACAAACTCTGGTACAGATGTTATGTAAGTCCAGGCGAATGATAAATCGGGGCCAAGTTGAATTATTTGATGTAAATCCTTAAATATCAGTAAAAAGTGCATCAGGATGGATACCACCCTGTTCAAAACAACCTAAGTGGCAAAACAAACAAACTAGCTTTCGATTGGATACTTTTGTGTCCCCAGGGCAAGtcatacagctgagagaggattTTTATAatgaagaatgtgtttgttttaatTGACTGTGTTTTGTATCTTAATGTGTATTTAATGTCTATATTTATGGTTATCTATAATTGCCTATTGATGTGTTCATTTTTGTATTGTGCACAGCTCATTTTCAAAAGAGAGTTTAGTCTCAATATGGCTAAAAACATTATTATCTTTCCCTATATCTCTTATCATCAACAGCTGTTTCCAAGGGGCTGTGGAGTCcccatcagtggaggctcctcaaaggagaaaggggaggaccatcctccacagtgaatttcataaaaatacaaatagtgaaaaaaatgttttaaagttatcctttttagataaaactatactcaATATTTTCATGTCACCaaatatttgattaaaacacactggtTTGCAATGAAGgtgtacagtagcctcaacagcactctgctGGGTAGCACTATGGTGCAGCTGGAAGAGcactagcttctgtcctcctcggggtacattgacttcaatacaaaacctaggaaactcatggacttacacagtaattatgacaacttccggaggacgtcctgcAATGTaacagagctcttgcagcatgaactgacatggtgttcacccaatcaaaggatcagagaatgaatctagtactgaaagaagaagctacagctagctagcactgcagtgcataaaatgtggtgagtagttgactcaaagagagagaaagacaatagttgaacaaatGAAGAGACAGATATTtcgttgtatttttttaaatgttcacttagctagctagtttagcctactcaaacagagagggatgctatgttagctagctgactatccaacactgggattcttccaagtcaaggtaagcatttattcatttattgccaccagggcctGCCAATGTAACTACTAAACTGCACTGCatgattttttacattttagtagacactcttatccagagcaacttacagtagtgagggcagacattttcatacttttcttTCCATACTGGTCCctctgtgggaatcaaacccacaaccctggtgttggaagaaccatgctctaccaattgaGCCACACGGGATAATTGTAGTGGGgttactaacgcattagttctagta encodes:
- the LOC139562414 gene encoding monocarboxylate transporter 12-B-like, with the translated sequence MTPEGKSPRGAPVAPPDGGWGWMVVAGCFLVTICTRAVTRCVSIFFVEFQVHFGRDYSGTAWIHSLVDCTTFLFAPLGSFIGNRLSTQATVIMGGVLSSAGLILSSFATSLEYLYLTLGVLTGLGFALSYTPAVAMVGSYFNERKALAYGMAMSGTGIGTFILAPAVHLLIEHYSWRGALLILGGFVSNLCVCGALMRPLVPKGRGQRWHKTAELENGYAIPPVDAKLAEGKVMDTTLPGLKPLDPNTEVVNVTDVKLETDKLAEIKLTEMKLAEALLANVQLADSRLADMTIVEGMVVNVNSVLTEKMLEEIKLADQNLANGKLKDIKLMENLVIGSQLADVKPVDTKVADAKLAELVDAKVLAGLAAPGPIGPLAGPKLGGCLCLQSMEEFSFLLMPDFMLLSVSFLFLAYGCSVPFAYLVPYALSVGVEHQQAAFLMSILGVTGIVGNITFSWLTDRKCVKKYRKVSFMFAVGMEGLSCLLIPLLRSFTLLVPFSMLYGYFDGAYSALIPVVTSDLVGSSYLSSALGVVNFLHAIPYLVSPPIGGWLVDWTGDYTAAFFLSGFSLILSSLFLATVMLIQRCWGPQTFSTSDADSTFASLKNGQMDLPTYKAAHDEPKLAGTVPAC